A region of Granulicella aggregans DNA encodes the following proteins:
- a CDS encoding metallophosphoesterase, translated as MSSRRQFLRQSLAFSALAAMGRSDAFAAPKPGKDARHLLVVGDWGYEDPTAQISVARAMGDYARQHSLHAEALLMLGDNWYGELPGGVDCPRWKSNFEDAYPASLFPGPAYAIPGNHDYQVMPESKLAAELAYAKRPGTRWTMPSLWYRVELPAKNPVMTVIALDSNVNIPGHPAKHPNFTLTEAQQAEQLLWLEAELSKPLNTSFLAVMGHHPIYSDGPHGDHSVLISDWEPLLRKHKVHLYLAGHDHDLQHLEFANHPTSFFLSGGGGADLYKLKIQQSERGPFAQKVYGFSHIEMTPELLTLRHLNEQGQQLHAFTKRPDNSVQIIST; from the coding sequence ATGTCCAGCCGCCGCCAGTTTCTTCGTCAAAGCCTCGCCTTCAGCGCACTTGCAGCCATGGGCCGGAGTGACGCTTTTGCGGCACCAAAACCGGGCAAGGATGCGCGCCACCTGCTGGTGGTTGGCGACTGGGGCTACGAAGATCCCACGGCACAGATCTCAGTCGCACGCGCCATGGGCGACTACGCGCGCCAACACTCGCTCCATGCTGAAGCCTTGTTGATGCTTGGCGATAACTGGTATGGCGAACTTCCGGGCGGTGTAGACTGCCCGCGCTGGAAGAGCAACTTCGAAGATGCCTATCCAGCTTCCCTCTTTCCTGGGCCTGCCTATGCCATCCCCGGCAATCACGACTACCAGGTGATGCCTGAGAGCAAGCTTGCAGCCGAGCTAGCCTATGCCAAGCGTCCCGGCACGCGTTGGACCATGCCCTCACTCTGGTACCGCGTCGAGTTGCCCGCAAAGAATCCGGTCATGACGGTGATCGCGCTCGACAGCAACGTCAATATTCCGGGACATCCAGCGAAGCATCCCAACTTCACGCTTACCGAAGCCCAGCAGGCGGAGCAGTTGTTGTGGCTTGAAGCGGAGCTCTCAAAGCCACTCAATACATCGTTTCTGGCCGTGATGGGCCATCATCCCATCTACTCCGACGGCCCGCACGGTGACCACTCGGTTCTGATCAGCGACTGGGAGCCCTTGCTTCGCAAGCACAAGGTACATCTGTACCTCGCAGGTCACGACCACGACCTCCAGCACCTGGAGTTCGCCAACCATCCCACCAGCTTCTTCCTCTCGGGTGGTGGAGGAGCGGATCTGTATAAGCTGAAGATTCAGCAGTCGGAGCGCGGCCCTTTTGCCCAGAAGGTCTATGGCTTCTCCCATATCGAGATGACGCCGGAGCTGCTAACCTTGCGCCATCTCAACGAACAGGGTCAGCAGCTCCACGCCTTCACCAAACGACCGGATAACTCGGTTCAGATCATCTCGACCTAA
- the recR gene encoding recombination mediator RecR codes for MTTRFAEPMSRLIEELRKLPGIGTKSAQRLAFHVLRSSDEDARALAHAIEQLKRHLRLCSICNNITDVDPCNYCANPARNQRLICVLEEPTNIATIERTRNYHGVYHVLHGTLSPVNGVGPEQLRIANLLTRAGNLAEVDEIILATSPTTEGEATANYIAHELHRVNPALPVSRIATGVPAGSDIEYADEVTISRAMEHRRTL; via the coding sequence ATGACGACTCGCTTTGCCGAACCGATGTCACGCCTGATCGAAGAGCTTCGCAAGCTCCCCGGTATCGGCACCAAGTCCGCGCAGCGCCTGGCGTTTCACGTCCTCCGTAGCAGCGATGAAGACGCTCGCGCTCTCGCTCATGCCATCGAGCAGCTCAAGCGACACCTTCGCCTCTGCTCCATCTGCAACAACATCACCGACGTCGATCCCTGCAACTACTGCGCAAATCCGGCACGCAATCAGCGCCTTATCTGCGTACTCGAGGAGCCAACCAACATCGCTACCATCGAGAGGACGCGCAACTACCACGGTGTCTATCACGTCCTCCACGGAACGCTCTCGCCGGTGAATGGTGTCGGACCGGAGCAGCTCCGTATTGCCAACCTGCTGACTCGCGCCGGTAACCTCGCCGAGGTCGACGAGATCATCCTCGCCACCAGTCCAACCACCGAAGGCGAAGCCACCGCCAACTACATCGCGCATGAACTTCATCGCGTCAATCCAGCGCTGCCAGTGAGCCGCATCGCGACCGGAGTTCCTGCGGGTTCAGACATTGAATACGCTGACGAAGTCACGATATCGCGCGCGATGGAGCACCGCCGGACGCTCTAA
- a CDS encoding alpha-L-fucosidase codes for MKISRWVVAGVAVALGARAGSASAQVEGERYTVASAHPVAAIQDTETPAQRDARMAWWREARFGMFIHWGLYSIPAGTWDGKPVGFIGEWIMNSASIPVADYKALAPKFNPTDFNAHTIVSLAKAAGMKYIVITAKHHDGFAMFDSKADPFNIVQATPFHRDPIRELAEECRKQGLKLGFYYSQDQDWTAPGGAAYKTGDHNLPTHHWDKAQDGDFATYLHTKAIPQLKELLTNYGDFPVVIWFDTPTEDMTPALAGEIVALLNQHPNLIWNNRLGGGYKGDTDTPEQYIPPQGYPGRDWEACMTMNDTWGYKSYDMNFKSTETLLRNLIDIASKGGNYLLNIGPDSMGDVPPAEVERLQQVGKWLAVNGEAIYGTQPTLFGPEAGSFSATEKDGEGKPKFIPEWKWRSTTKKDKIYIELFQWPGASFHLDNVQRNVTGAYLLGDPAHKKLKVTKSDGGTDVTLPAKALDPIATVLVLTTS; via the coding sequence TTGAAGATCAGCCGTTGGGTCGTAGCAGGAGTTGCGGTCGCGCTGGGTGCGCGGGCCGGTTCAGCATCAGCGCAGGTTGAAGGCGAGCGTTACACCGTCGCATCGGCCCATCCAGTGGCCGCGATTCAGGACACCGAAACGCCCGCTCAGCGCGATGCGCGTATGGCATGGTGGCGCGAGGCGCGCTTCGGTATGTTTATTCATTGGGGTCTGTACTCGATCCCGGCAGGGACGTGGGACGGCAAGCCCGTCGGCTTTATCGGCGAGTGGATCATGAACTCCGCATCGATACCCGTGGCCGACTACAAGGCGCTTGCACCGAAGTTCAATCCGACCGACTTCAACGCTCATACGATTGTCTCCCTCGCAAAAGCTGCGGGCATGAAGTACATCGTCATCACGGCTAAGCATCACGACGGCTTCGCCATGTTCGATTCGAAGGCCGATCCATTCAACATCGTGCAGGCGACGCCCTTCCATCGCGACCCCATCCGCGAACTTGCCGAGGAGTGCCGCAAGCAGGGTTTGAAGCTGGGCTTCTACTACTCGCAGGACCAGGACTGGACAGCACCGGGCGGCGCGGCTTATAAGACCGGCGACCACAACCTGCCGACGCATCATTGGGACAAGGCGCAGGATGGTGACTTTGCAACCTATCTGCATACCAAGGCGATTCCTCAGTTGAAGGAGTTGCTGACGAACTATGGAGATTTTCCGGTCGTCATCTGGTTCGATACACCGACCGAGGACATGACTCCCGCCCTTGCAGGCGAGATCGTCGCGCTGCTGAACCAGCACCCCAACCTCATCTGGAACAACCGGCTTGGTGGCGGCTACAAGGGCGACACCGATACTCCGGAGCAGTACATCCCCCCGCAAGGTTATCCAGGGCGCGACTGGGAGGCCTGCATGACGATGAACGACACGTGGGGCTACAAGTCTTACGACATGAACTTCAAGTCGACCGAGACGCTTCTGCGTAATCTGATCGACATCGCAAGCAAAGGTGGAAACTACCTGTTGAACATCGGGCCGGATTCCATGGGCGATGTGCCGCCGGCTGAGGTGGAGCGCCTGCAACAGGTTGGCAAATGGCTGGCGGTGAATGGCGAGGCGATCTACGGAACGCAACCGACACTGTTTGGCCCGGAGGCAGGCAGCTTCAGCGCGACCGAGAAGGACGGCGAAGGCAAGCCGAAGTTCATTCCGGAGTGGAAGTGGCGGTCTACTACGAAGAAGGACAAGATCTACATTGAGCTGTTTCAGTGGCCGGGAGCGTCGTTTCACCTCGATAACGTGCAGCGCAATGTGACTGGTGCATACCTCTTGGGCGATCCGGCGCACAAGAAGCTGAAAGTAACGAAGTCGGACGGCGGCACCGATGTTACATTGCCCGCAAAGGCGCTTGACCCGATCGCGACGGTGCTGGTGCTGACCACGAGCTAG
- a CDS encoding SET domain-containing protein, whose product MLPGLIIRSSSIHAAGCYTMRAIKKGARVCEYDGPRLTKEAADDLYQDRMVTYLFGYGDKDMVIDGFGTGMFVNHSCNPNCETIEEDERIYVNAIRDIAAGEELLYEYNLYDSDDASQDCYCGAKNCRGTMFSDLELKRRKKLAKAAAKGTAK is encoded by the coding sequence ATGCTTCCAGGCCTCATCATTCGCTCCTCGTCCATCCACGCTGCCGGCTGTTACACCATGCGGGCAATCAAGAAAGGCGCTCGCGTCTGTGAGTATGACGGCCCGCGCCTGACAAAGGAGGCCGCCGACGATCTTTATCAGGACCGGATGGTCACTTATCTCTTTGGCTACGGCGACAAGGACATGGTCATCGACGGCTTCGGGACTGGTATGTTCGTGAATCACTCCTGCAATCCGAACTGCGAGACGATCGAAGAGGATGAGCGCATCTACGTGAACGCTATCCGGGACATCGCTGCCGGCGAAGAGCTACTCTACGAGTACAACCTCTATGACTCCGACGACGCCAGCCAGGACTGCTACTGCGGAGCGAAGAACTGCCGGGGGACGATGTTCTCGGACCTGGAGTTGAAGCGAAGGAAGAAGCTCGCGAAGGCTGCGGCGAAGGGCACCGCAAAATGA
- the dnaX gene encoding DNA polymerase III subunit gamma/tau, with amino-acid sequence MAYQVLARKYRPQRFADVVGQDHVTVTIMNALTQQRIAHGYIFSGHRGIGKTTIARILAMALNCRNTIGSEIRPNAEPCEVCESCTEIRAGNAVDVIEIDAATNRGIDEIRELRDAARYRPSRDKYKIYILDEAHQITDAAFNALLKTLEEPPDHIVFMMATTQPEDIPQTVRSRCQHFSFHAVKLVDILGQLRYIANQEGIHADDAALALLAEAGDGSMRDALSIMDQAIASAPTEDGIARLDASQIRELMGTVPNAVFERILEAVDANQSAEVITVANQLLDAGNSPAQLARQCVRYLRNCVIAKISNLNPDGSNLDGPAAELLQISPDEQRRAARSASLFSEEELTRFLQTMLRTFDELGYRQEQRFHFELGLLKLVHLRRLLPIEEVLSKFSATPAAAATSSRPTASGASRAAAAASPSASMRSAPAFAPMQASPRPAAPVAPPPPILPQPPALPAVAAQPKVAPAPEPVKVAAPAPAPPLIAPAEPSAPHLASEMWDAAPRTTSAAPVVPVPATPSREVLPDIYAVAAVVEPEPLSAPETLPATEAAASADTDHLQQAAVDALMAARSQTTAADAIVDSDLSLNGKTLTVQTQLSKTMLPMVINAEAERIIRSAIQAILPGVTITLVPTTAAAKASATKKPRAAASGSAQARAMEHPIVQEAQRLFNAEIRNIIDLTPND; translated from the coding sequence GTGGCCTACCAAGTTCTCGCCCGCAAGTATCGTCCCCAGCGCTTCGCCGATGTCGTCGGCCAGGACCACGTGACCGTCACCATCATGAATGCGCTGACCCAGCAGCGCATCGCTCACGGGTACATCTTCAGCGGCCATCGGGGCATCGGCAAGACCACCATCGCCCGCATTCTGGCCATGGCGCTCAACTGCCGCAACACCATCGGCAGCGAGATCCGCCCGAACGCCGAGCCCTGCGAGGTCTGTGAGTCCTGCACCGAGATCCGCGCCGGAAACGCCGTCGACGTCATCGAGATCGACGCGGCCACAAATCGTGGCATCGACGAGATCCGCGAACTCCGCGACGCAGCCCGCTACCGGCCCAGCCGCGACAAGTACAAGATCTACATCCTCGACGAGGCCCATCAGATCACCGACGCGGCGTTCAACGCACTGCTGAAGACGCTTGAAGAACCGCCAGACCACATCGTCTTCATGATGGCGACGACGCAGCCCGAGGACATTCCGCAGACCGTCCGGTCGCGCTGCCAGCACTTCAGCTTTCACGCCGTCAAGCTAGTCGACATCCTCGGCCAGCTTCGCTACATCGCCAACCAGGAAGGCATCCACGCCGATGATGCCGCGCTTGCCCTGCTTGCTGAAGCCGGTGACGGCTCCATGCGCGATGCGCTCTCCATTATGGACCAGGCCATCGCCAGCGCGCCCACAGAGGACGGCATCGCCCGCCTCGACGCCTCGCAGATTCGCGAGCTGATGGGCACGGTTCCCAATGCAGTCTTCGAGCGCATCCTCGAAGCGGTAGACGCGAATCAATCGGCAGAGGTAATCACCGTCGCCAACCAGCTTCTCGATGCTGGCAACTCGCCCGCGCAGCTTGCCCGGCAGTGCGTCCGCTACCTGCGCAACTGCGTCATAGCGAAAATCTCCAATCTCAATCCGGACGGTTCAAACCTCGATGGCCCTGCCGCCGAACTGCTTCAAATCTCACCCGACGAGCAGCGCCGCGCGGCACGTTCCGCCTCGCTCTTCAGTGAAGAAGAACTGACACGCTTTCTGCAGACCATGCTCCGCACCTTCGACGAACTCGGCTACCGTCAGGAACAGCGCTTCCACTTCGAACTTGGTCTGTTGAAACTGGTCCACCTGCGCCGTCTGCTGCCCATCGAAGAGGTGTTGAGCAAGTTCAGCGCAACTCCGGCAGCAGCAGCCACATCCTCCCGTCCAACGGCCTCCGGCGCATCCAGAGCGGCTGCCGCAGCCAGTCCGTCCGCATCCATGCGCAGCGCGCCGGCCTTCGCTCCCATGCAGGCGAGCCCTCGCCCTGCCGCTCCGGTTGCACCACCTCCGCCCATCCTTCCTCAGCCGCCTGCTCTACCCGCCGTTGCAGCGCAGCCCAAGGTGGCTCCCGCGCCAGAGCCAGTCAAGGTTGCGGCTCCCGCCCCAGCACCTCCGCTAATCGCGCCAGCCGAGCCGAGTGCCCCACATCTCGCTTCTGAGATGTGGGATGCTGCGCCACGCACGACCAGTGCCGCGCCAGTTGTTCCAGTTCCCGCAACTCCAAGCCGTGAAGTCCTTCCCGACATCTACGCAGTGGCAGCGGTAGTCGAGCCAGAGCCCCTCTCCGCTCCCGAAACCCTACCCGCAACTGAAGCCGCAGCGTCGGCTGACACGGACCATCTCCAGCAAGCCGCTGTCGATGCTCTCATGGCTGCCCGCAGCCAGACCACCGCAGCCGATGCCATCGTCGACTCCGACCTCAGCCTCAACGGCAAGACCCTCACGGTGCAAACACAGCTCTCGAAGACCATGCTTCCCATGGTCATCAACGCCGAGGCGGAAAGGATCATCCGGTCGGCGATTCAGGCTATCCTGCCGGGCGTCACTATCACTTTGGTACCTACCACCGCCGCCGCGAAGGCCTCAGCCACAAAGAAACCCCGCGCCGCGGCCTCGGGCTCCGCGCAGGCACGCGCGATGGAGCATCCAATCGTGCAGGAGGCGCAGCGCCTCTTCAACGCTGAGATTCGTAACATCATCGACCTAACCCCGAACGACTAG
- the gpmI gene encoding 2,3-bisphosphoglycerate-independent phosphoglycerate mutase, with protein sequence MARPIVLTILDGWGYRADTNGNAIALARKPVYDKLLAQYPNTLLRASEHFVGLPDGQMGNSEVGHLNLGAGRIVRMDMTRIDTAIMTGEFFSDPTLVRAMELAGQKGRALHLLGLLSDGGVHSHQRHLYALLKMAAQYKLTRVFVHAFMDGRDTLPTGGVGYLEELQQHFAEYGVGRLASVSGRYFAMDRDLRWEKELQGFDAMVTGTPAGGVYTDAIARVKECYSNGVTDEFVPPFTCVDLDGKAVGPIRDEDVCICFNYRADRVRQVTRVLARNSGLTADGGAQLPKAAELDAEIPRSLVPQGLHYVCMTQYDKNFKLPIVIPAESMDNLLANLMAQANLRNLRVAETEKYAHVTYFFNGGIEKPFGGEDRELVASQKVATYDLAPEMSAAGIADAVVKAVNDTAFDVIIVNFANADMVGHSGKIEPTIRAVETVDTQLGRIYQAVKQYGGSLLVTADHGNAEMLIDPATGGPHTAHTTNPVPFLLVTDEKGVSVRDGGSLRDISPTILSLLKMEQPGDMTGGDLRVIAG encoded by the coding sequence ATGGCGAGACCGATTGTTCTAACGATTCTTGATGGGTGGGGGTATCGCGCGGATACCAACGGCAATGCGATTGCGCTGGCGCGGAAGCCGGTGTACGACAAGTTGCTGGCACAGTATCCCAATACGCTGCTTCGGGCCAGCGAACACTTCGTGGGCTTGCCTGATGGACAGATGGGGAACTCCGAGGTCGGCCACCTGAATCTCGGCGCGGGCCGGATCGTCCGCATGGACATGACGCGCATCGATACCGCGATCATGACAGGGGAGTTCTTCTCCGATCCAACGCTGGTTCGGGCGATGGAGCTTGCGGGGCAGAAGGGAAGAGCACTGCATCTGCTGGGCCTTCTGTCGGATGGCGGGGTGCATTCGCATCAGCGCCATTTGTACGCGTTGTTGAAGATGGCCGCACAGTACAAACTAACGCGCGTCTTCGTGCATGCCTTCATGGATGGCCGCGATACGCTGCCAACTGGTGGCGTCGGATACCTGGAGGAGCTTCAACAGCACTTCGCCGAGTATGGAGTGGGTCGGCTGGCGAGTGTGAGCGGGCGCTACTTCGCGATGGACCGCGATTTGCGCTGGGAAAAAGAGCTGCAGGGCTTCGACGCGATGGTCACCGGAACTCCGGCTGGTGGTGTCTATACCGACGCCATCGCCCGCGTAAAGGAGTGTTATTCGAACGGTGTGACCGATGAGTTTGTGCCTCCGTTTACCTGCGTCGATCTCGATGGCAAGGCCGTTGGCCCGATCCGCGATGAGGATGTCTGCATCTGCTTCAACTATCGGGCCGACCGTGTGCGGCAGGTGACGCGCGTGCTGGCGCGGAACTCCGGCTTGACGGCGGATGGCGGCGCGCAGCTACCGAAGGCCGCGGAACTCGATGCGGAGATTCCGCGGAGCCTGGTGCCACAAGGGCTGCACTACGTCTGCATGACGCAGTATGACAAGAACTTCAAGCTGCCGATTGTGATTCCGGCCGAGTCGATGGACAACCTGCTCGCGAACCTGATGGCACAGGCGAACCTGCGCAACCTCCGCGTGGCGGAGACGGAGAAGTACGCTCACGTCACATACTTCTTCAATGGCGGCATTGAGAAGCCCTTCGGTGGCGAAGACCGCGAGCTGGTCGCCTCGCAGAAGGTAGCGACGTACGATCTTGCGCCGGAGATGTCGGCAGCAGGAATCGCCGATGCCGTGGTGAAGGCGGTCAACGATACGGCCTTCGACGTCATCATTGTGAACTTTGCCAACGCGGACATGGTGGGGCACTCGGGCAAGATCGAGCCGACAATTCGCGCTGTTGAGACGGTCGATACGCAGCTTGGGCGAATCTACCAAGCGGTGAAGCAGTATGGCGGAAGCCTGCTGGTCACAGCGGACCATGGCAACGCCGAGATGTTGATCGATCCGGCGACCGGCGGACCACATACGGCACATACAACGAACCCAGTACCATTTCTTCTGGTCACGGATGAAAAGGGCGTGAGCGTTCGCGATGGTGGAAGCCTGCGCGACATCTCGCCGACGATTCTCTCGCTCCTGAAGATGGAGCAACCCGGGGATATGACCGGTGGCGACCTGAGGGTGATAGCCGGTTAG
- a CDS encoding YbaB/EbfC family nucleoid-associated protein — translation MNFSDLSKMKDMMGQAKQMQEQMERKLSETVVEASTGGGVVTARMNGRKELLKLKIDPTVLGSSSGDIELLEDLITSAVNECGRRADEAMKSSMQGLMGGLNIPGLTN, via the coding sequence ATGAACTTTTCCGATCTCTCAAAGATGAAAGACATGATGGGCCAGGCCAAGCAGATGCAGGAGCAGATGGAGCGCAAGCTCTCTGAGACTGTCGTCGAAGCCTCGACGGGCGGCGGCGTTGTGACCGCCCGCATGAACGGCAGGAAAGAGCTGCTGAAGCTAAAGATCGACCCCACTGTGCTCGGCAGCAGCAGCGGCGACATCGAACTGCTCGAAGATCTCATCACCTCCGCCGTAAACGAGTGTGGCCGCCGAGCCGACGAGGCGATGAAGTCCAGCATGCAGGGACTGATGGGTGGTCTGAACATCCCCGGGCTCACCAACTAG
- a CDS encoding RNA-binding S4 domain-containing protein, translated as METVRIDKWLWAARFFKTRALASDACDIGRVESNGHRAKAARDVRLGDKLRITNEAGIFEIEVLQLTEVRGPAAVAQGLYRESAESRAARAKVTEERKQMLEAGGMTEGRPSKRDRRDINKLRGRIHRF; from the coding sequence ATGGAGACGGTTCGCATCGACAAGTGGCTCTGGGCTGCGCGTTTCTTCAAGACCCGCGCTCTTGCCTCAGACGCCTGCGATATCGGCCGCGTCGAATCGAACGGTCACCGCGCCAAGGCGGCACGCGATGTCCGGCTCGGAGACAAGCTGCGTATCACCAACGAAGCGGGCATCTTTGAGATAGAAGTCCTACAGCTCACCGAAGTACGCGGTCCGGCTGCCGTTGCTCAAGGTTTGTATCGTGAATCAGCAGAAAGCAGGGCCGCGCGCGCTAAGGTGACGGAAGAGCGTAAACAGATGCTCGAAGCCGGAGGCATGACCGAGGGGCGTCCCTCCAAGCGCGACCGCAGGGACATCAACAAACTTCGCGGCCGCATCCATCGCTTTTGA
- a CDS encoding tetratricopeptide repeat protein has product MMETRLGIRLALAGCLLVGVPLTAKAQTYTPPPPPLTTLPPCPLGKDGKPVKPKKQKDCDPTVYPAEKVETGKKSADQVAPEATPTNSTRAAQQFPFPGEQQPKPSETPAAQAFPYPGSDSVEHKPGDADVQHDPAAEKKAAETPAGKAFPFPGGSTADMPTDPDMPASEKRPDEAPSPSSSSSSSSSGDSPDKDPGNNLPSAADAPGPKGQYDDDESPAPKLKEKHKKVPPPQTDTERVDEDLSIAKYYGQSGNKMGAYLRAKDAVKIQPDYPEAHFVLGEAARRLGKNDEALAEFTTYLKLAPDGERAKAAEKALEGLR; this is encoded by the coding sequence ATGATGGAAACACGGCTCGGAATTCGTCTAGCGCTGGCCGGTTGTCTTCTCGTGGGCGTGCCGCTTACGGCGAAAGCTCAGACCTACACACCGCCTCCGCCGCCTTTAACGACGCTGCCGCCCTGTCCACTGGGCAAGGACGGCAAGCCCGTGAAGCCCAAGAAGCAGAAGGATTGCGATCCCACCGTCTACCCTGCGGAAAAGGTGGAGACCGGCAAGAAGTCGGCGGACCAGGTTGCGCCGGAGGCGACTCCAACCAATTCCACCCGCGCCGCTCAGCAGTTCCCATTCCCCGGCGAGCAACAGCCTAAGCCCAGCGAAACACCCGCTGCGCAAGCGTTTCCTTACCCAGGCTCCGACAGCGTCGAGCATAAGCCGGGAGACGCGGACGTGCAGCACGATCCAGCGGCCGAAAAGAAGGCCGCGGAGACCCCTGCGGGGAAGGCCTTTCCATTTCCCGGCGGCTCGACTGCGGATATGCCAACCGACCCCGACATGCCGGCATCGGAGAAACGGCCGGACGAAGCCCCTTCGCCGTCGAGTTCATCGTCCTCATCCTCTTCCGGTGACAGCCCGGACAAGGATCCAGGCAACAACCTGCCCTCCGCAGCGGACGCCCCTGGACCAAAGGGCCAATACGATGACGATGAGAGCCCGGCACCGAAACTGAAGGAGAAGCACAAGAAAGTTCCTCCACCCCAGACTGATACGGAACGCGTCGACGAAGACCTGAGCATCGCCAAATACTACGGACAGAGCGGCAATAAGATGGGAGCGTATCTTCGCGCCAAGGACGCTGTGAAGATCCAGCCCGACTACCCTGAAGCGCACTTCGTGCTGGGTGAGGCGGCTCGGAGACTGGGCAAGAACGACGAAGCGCTGGCGGAATTCACGACGTATCTCAAGCTTGCGCCTGACGGAGAGCGGGCCAAGGCGGCAGAGAAGGCACTCGAGGGCCTCCGATAG
- a CDS encoding pentapeptide repeat-containing protein, with amino-acid sequence MADREHVDRLLSGVVAWNEWRTANPNIVPKLTEADLFRGRLDKADLRNARMHGANLNQASLNGAHLEGARLGEVNLSNAKLTEARLDGTDLVEANLKGASLYRASLRNANLAGVNLSHANLRNAWISHANLERANLSGVMAQSDLDQFNRSNLDQANLKGANLSGANFSGADLKRADLSGANLTDSVLSYAEMQGVRLDRAILIDTDLRHADLTGASIYGISAWSLKTEGAKQLDLVIQRSETDTPFMLDDIEVAQFIYMMLDNQRVRRVIDKITSKVVLILGRFGPERKAILDGLRVQLRLHNYLPIIFDFEKPDNRDLTETVRTLAHLARFVIADLTDAKSLPQELETIIPGLPSLPVQPIILTGSPEYAMFEHFERYPWVLPVVEYPSLSVLVDALQVSIIEPAERLAQQQIEHAPTSRPRVVL; translated from the coding sequence ATGGCCGATAGGGAACATGTAGACCGCCTGCTATCCGGTGTCGTCGCCTGGAATGAGTGGCGCACCGCCAACCCAAACATCGTTCCCAAGCTTACCGAGGCTGACCTCTTCCGCGGCAGGCTTGATAAAGCCGACCTCCGCAACGCACGCATGCACGGAGCAAACCTGAATCAGGCAAGCCTCAACGGAGCTCACCTCGAGGGCGCGCGTCTGGGTGAGGTGAACCTCAGCAACGCTAAGCTAACCGAAGCCCGCCTTGACGGTACCGACCTCGTCGAAGCTAACCTCAAGGGCGCTTCGCTTTATCGCGCTTCCCTCCGCAATGCGAACCTCGCCGGAGTCAATCTCTCCCACGCCAATCTGCGCAACGCCTGGATATCTCATGCGAACCTGGAGCGAGCCAACCTGAGCGGAGTGATGGCCCAGAGCGACCTCGACCAGTTCAACAGATCCAACCTCGACCAGGCGAACCTGAAGGGGGCGAATCTCTCTGGCGCGAACTTCAGCGGCGCGGACCTCAAAAGAGCCGATCTCAGCGGCGCGAATCTCACCGACTCCGTCCTCTCCTATGCCGAGATGCAGGGCGTCCGGCTCGACCGCGCGATCCTCATCGACACCGACCTGCGCCACGCCGACCTGACAGGCGCGTCCATCTACGGCATCTCGGCCTGGAGCCTGAAGACCGAAGGGGCCAAGCAGCTCGACCTGGTGATTCAGCGCTCCGAGACCGATACGCCCTTCATGCTCGACGACATCGAAGTGGCCCAGTTCATCTACATGATGCTCGACAACCAGCGTGTCCGGAGAGTCATCGACAAGATCACGTCCAAGGTCGTGCTGATCCTTGGCCGCTTTGGTCCGGAGCGGAAGGCGATACTCGACGGACTCCGCGTCCAGCTTCGCCTGCACAACTACCTGCCGATCATCTTCGACTTCGAGAAGCCCGACAATCGAGACCTGACCGAGACCGTCCGCACACTGGCGCACCTTGCGCGGTTTGTCATCGCCGACCTGACCGATGCGAAGAGTCTGCCGCAGGAACTGGAGACCATCATCCCCGGCCTGCCCTCGCTCCCAGTGCAGCCCATCATCCTGACCGGCTCGCCGGAGTACGCCATGTTCGAGCACTTCGAGCGTTATCCCTGGGTGCTGCCGGTCGTCGAGTACCCCAGTCTGTCCGTGCTCGTCGACGCACTTCAGGTCAGCATCATCGAGCCCGCCGAACGTCTGGCCCAGCAGCAGATCGAGCACGCCCCGACCTCAAGGCCGCGTGTCGTCCTCTAG